The Phoenix dactylifera cultivar Barhee BC4 chromosome 12, palm_55x_up_171113_PBpolish2nd_filt_p, whole genome shotgun sequence genome includes the window TGAGTGTGTGATCAATTTGATTTGTATATTTTCTCTATCAATCTGACTTGAATTTATGCATGCACGTACATATGTAAGTATGCCTATATGTACATacgcatatatgtatatgtatatatgtttcttcctttctctttctatatatatatatatatatatttgtgtgcGTACAGAGAGGCAGACTTTATTTGATAGCACAGAAATCAGAATAAAAAAGGATgcagatttttgtttttttattatttgatagTAGGTGAAGTAATACCACCCGGCTCTTGCTGACGATAGTGGTTTAACTCGAACGCTGTCACTGTCATTAGTCTCAATCAACGTGTTTCTCGACAGggtcttagtttttttttttgctaaaggacAGGGTCTTAGTTCACGTGGTGAAACAGTAACCActtaaaattcaaatttctaTGATCCCATTAATTTTTTCCGTGCCCATTGGAACACGTGACTGGCCGAAAATTTAAGAACGCGAGGCCCAGATGCTTACCTCACGTAGCACCGTGAACTGTCTGGATCcattacattaaaaaaaaattaatatttttttaatttatatctaTAACTAGATTTGTCTAATCCCTTCTATTAGCAGTTTTGCAAGTTAAATAGAAAGCGTGACTTAATTAGAATGGCAACTTTACGTTCTGATAAAAAGTTAGGGatcattttgaaaaaaaaaaagttaatgctacatttctctctctttgtcTTAATTTATGACCGGTGTGAACAGTCTTCTAGGCTATAAAATACAAAGAAATATTATTATTTGAGTACAAACTTTTATCCTTTTGTCACGTGAAGGATGGGGAAGAGGAAGCCAACAATAAAATCTAATCTAATTTACCAATTCCTTAGCATTTTAGTTAGTCCAATTGCATTCTGTGCAGGAAAaccaatatcaaataagatcagAGCTCAATATTTGCTCTTGGGATCCATGCGTGAGCTATTATATTCCTGGAAACGTGCTCAAGCTGAGTCCAATGCGCACGCCCATTATAAATCCACTTGACAATAAAGTCTATGACTCTTGGTTTGGGAACCAAGCTAGTCCTTTAGTAAAAGCCTAGAACACCGAGTAACAAATCAACAGACCGATTCTCGCGTCTTCACTGCTCTCTTTAACATTTGCATGTAAAAATATAAATGTACTACACTGCAACGAACTTTGAAACGTTATGAAGTGACAGTACGCTTTCATTTTAAATATAGCTAATAAATATCTTGAGCAATATTAACGTTCCGTCTTTATTGCAATCAACCACTTGGTGGAAGCAACGTTTAACAACTTGCCGGTTTCATGAAACGTGGCCGCACGCATGCCTCGCACCAGAATCGGTTGAAGACGTAACTTTCTCCACCAAGTGCTAAAAATGATGGCATAATAATGTTTCATAAGGCTCATGGATCAGGCTTGAGCAAATGCATGGAGTCTTAATAATGTAGCCTGTCACATTAGAAGGCCAGGTGGAATCTCTAGGTGGCAAGCCATCATCGCATGGCCATGTTCATTGTCCTGACGCTTAAAATAAGAGCTTTCAAGTCTGCGTCCATGTCATTGATGCCCGCGACAAGAGGGCAGGGTCCCCCACACCGATAAGCGTGCAGCAGAGTTTAATAATTATAGCACAATTTTGTATATATCCAGCTCCATATCTGCACAACTTCCGATATGTATGTTTCCGCTAGAAATATTCAGTACACTTGATTGTCCAATATAACATGTGCCATAGATCAAGAAAACGAAAATAAAATTGAGGCCGCATTATAGAGTTGCCGAATAccgttgttcttttctttttcaagatTAGGAGGGTCTAAACATCGTTCGATTCCAGAAAATGGATTTCAAATGAAGTCAAATCCTCACCCCCTTATCCAAGTGATAAGGGTGATACCATATCAGCAAATACTTGATGACTAAATTCTGTTATCACTCATCGTAGTTAGTAGGAACCGCTACGTAATCATGTGCCTCAACAAATGAAAGCACATCAAAAACTTGGACAGTAGGAATTTCTAAACCGAAACTCTGAAGTACTATCTGAATTAATGGCTCTTCTCGTACAATCATCTTCGCTTTACTAGAATCTGTCATTCTAAATTATACACTTACTCTGTGTTTGGTTCGGGTCATGAGAGGGAGGACAGATGAAAAGAAAGAATTGCCCATCCATCTTGGGTCATGAAAGGAAGGATGGATGGAGCATATAAGAGATTCTATGTTGACAAaattgttcctttttttttgaataaaatctCAACATTTTTTCGCTCTTTATTATCAAAAGATAGTTTAGTAAAAATATTATACAAATATCATCCAAACTCTCTTTCATTTTAtttatacaaaataaaggagagAATCATTCCCATTTGTCCTTTCATGTTCACCCAAACATACAGGAGGATAGATCAAAGATCAATCCATCCTCTCTCTGATCCATCCTTCCTCCCCTAGCCAAGAAGAAAACTACACTTTAGTCCTATTGATGCTCCCTCGATGGAAAGACATAAGAAAAGCAAAATTAATTAACTGGATGTGCATTCAGCAAATTTGCAACATAAACTGAACGGCCCAAACCTGACAAATCCCGAACTATAGTATACTTTCAACCATAAGCCGGACATGTTGGGACTTGGCAAGCAGAACGCATGCCCAAAATATTAGAAGTTCGAGATATCTGCGAGAAAAATATGGCATCGCATCTTGTCATTGGTCACTGGGAAATAATTCATGCACCATCATGAATCTCAGCAGTTCGAAATACATCATATTCCATTCACCTAAAGTATACTTCACCAGTACCAACATAGGTATAGTGGCATAACGGGTTGATTTTTTCGTTGCAGCTTCGCAGCATGTTAATCCATCATTCTCCTTGGATGAACTTAGAAGGTTGATATCCGATCTTAGCGTTTGTTTCCATATGAGATTATGAAAAACTTTCAAGAAAGAATTTTTCCATATGACCAAAAGTTGCTTGAACTTCCAAAGCTACAATGGTATGGAAGATCGCGGTAGTCCAGATGAGATAAGAGAAAATCAAAGCACAAGTTTACAACCATGCATGCCAtcctaattaaggttgaaacACAACGACAAGTGCTTAGTAGTAAAAATAAAGAGCAGCTCAAAGCATAACCAAGTGCGCAGTCTGGAGCAAACTAAGCCACAGACAGTTATTCATTCTAAGATAGTCTCACAGCCCACCAGCATCTCAAAGTACAAGCCCAAACATCTACCACAATGGTTTGGTCGTCCACAGCTGAGGGCCATAGATAACAAGCTTTGCGTCGTACCGAAGCACAAGTGCGGAGAAATTCGAATTAGTTGTTTCATTGGACCTCCAGAGAATGTCCCTGCGGTTATGCTTGACGAACAACTCCCCGTTGGGGTCGAGGGTGATGAAGCAGTCGTGCAAGGGACTGTAAGTGTTGGTCTGCCATTTGATATCCTGGGTGTTGGTGTTGGTGTCGAGCAGCACCAGGTTGCAGTCATCACGCAAGACCAGCCTGTAATTCTTGTATTCAAGTATCTTTCCTATGGGCAACACGCTGTAGGAATAGAAGACGTAGTCCGTGGTGATGTTGGAAGGCTTTGGATCGCTCAGTTCTCCTTCGTTAGAGCTCGACCATATGGCCGGGCCATAGATGCCGAGTTCTCCATTCCATTGCAAGAGGAAGGCATAGCTCCCCACGACGGACGTTTTGTTGCTTCGCCACACGGGGTAGTGTATGTTGCGCTGAACGATGGCTTCGCCGTGAGAGTCTATGGTGAGGTAGCAGTTGTCACCCAGGCCGGTGGTGTTGGTGGCCCAGGTTTTGCTTCCATTGAAGTAAAGGACCAGGTTGCAGTCGGGCTTCATGACCAGCGAGGCCCGGCCATACGGGATGTCTTGGGGAGTCAAGTCATAGTGGAACATTTGGCCAGGCAGGAGAGCGGTGGGGGGATCGGAGTAGATGACGAAGTCGGTGGCCGAGCCCGGCCGACCGAGGAGGCCAAAGGTGAGCAGAAGGATGAGAAGAGGAACCGAGGTTGGAAAGGCCATTGGTGCTTGTCTCGGCGAGAGCGGGATGGGTTGGTTGGGTACTCTATATTTAAAACCTAGATAGTGAAACGTACCGGGAAAAACGAAAAGATGCTAGAGATTGAAGTAGGGGTTTGTTGGTGAACATAAGGGTAGTGCACGTTCAATACATGTGCCAAGTTCCCCATTAGGAACGCAAGTGACCTTCGCACGGGCTAAATTTCATATTATATAAGTTGGACGCTTTTGTCGAAAAACTTGGATATACTTCCGCACTGCTGGCTATCTTCACCATGATACCTAATCCCTTCAACCGGGTGGCCAGTACCTTCTTTATCGCCATCCTCACCCACCGCATCCTTAAGATCAAGTTTGGGCCTACCGTGGGCGAACGCATTTTTATGACCAATCAAGTTTAGGATGCAAAGTGTCTACTAGCAACAGACCTTATTGCATCTTATATTCTCATTTCTGAATTGATGGGGAAAGTATGAGGTACCTCGACCTCAGGCCAGACCTACCTTCTTGACCTCAGAAAAAGCCGACCTCAGACGACTCCGACCTCGTTCGAGCAGTCGATCAGCCGATGACCTACAAAGGGGCAGTTCGAGGGACCTTAGGTACGCAATAACAAGCAATATACTCATACTATGCATGAAATATTACTCATAGAGTCACTCTctgctaaaacccttcacctTCCATTTTGTTGCCTCAttattctgacttaggcatcggagagtTCCCCACAAAAAATTCTTCAGCAAGCGGACTCTTTTGCAAGCAATCTCCGGAGGAGTCCGACCCTCAAAGTGTCATCCGGCCTCCTCAGCTTACCTCCAGCCGACCTTAGAGTCGATCAAGGTGCTCTCCCACCACAGTCCGGATTCAGCGACAAAAGAATGGCGCTAAGAGGGCCTCGCAAACCGCAGCAACACCAATATCCATCAAAGGGAGAGACGATCGGCTTGAGGTCACAAGGTGCCTGTGATGTATCGCATACTTTGCAACGTCGTGCTCCAACCACCCAAGGGTCACTGTAGAGCTCGAATCCTACTCCGCTGAAACAACTTGCCACGCCTGTGGACAATGAGCAGTTCAACCTGCGCTCATCCAATTGGTGTAGGTGCTAACTGCGGCGGTCTAGAGCCTGCAACAGGTGCCGACACAACTGGAGCCAATCTAGCCGGAATTCGGTCACCCTAGACACCACTCTCAATAGATAGCACACGGCATACCATTGGTCAGCTACCATTACCGAGGCTGGGACTCGAAGCGGTCCCCCCAGAGTCGGTGCACCCAGCGGAGCAGTCCCGGTCGGGATGGAAAATAACATGCTTCAAGCCTCGATTCCAGTGAGAACTCCGCTCTAAGCCTTTCGCCTCCTCGTCGCATGGAGTCTTCATCTCGGTAGGACGCCGACCACAATTGAAGAATCAAAAAGATGGGCCAGCAGATTTCCAAGGATAGGCTCCGAAGACACAACAACCTCAACTTCGGTTTGACTTCATGATGTCCTTGGTGGAGTCGTACAATGGCACCTCAGATCTTCTGGACCACCTCGAGAGCTTTAAGGCTCTCGTGATGCTAGCCGCACGAAGTCACCAATGCCAAGCTTTGCAAGGCATTCCCAGCAACCCTTTGTAAAATGGCTCGGTTCTGGTTCTCCGGGCTTCGGCCTTATTCCATCCACTCCTTCGAGCAACTCGACAGCCTCTTCGCGACGCACTTTGTCTCTTGCTAAAGATGGCATTGCGACTCGGATTAGAAGTGCATTCCTTGGTGGCGATACAAGAGATACTAGTGACGAGACATGTAGCCAGATTTATTCTAAAGCCTGACAGTTTGTGGTGTTCCCTCCTTAGAGTCAAGTATGGTGGCGTGTCAGCGACAGAAGATGTTAAGGCACGGTGCAGGTGTTCCTTTATATGGAGGAAGATTTCTGCTCAGGCTCCGTTGATGCCTTCTGCGACCAGATGGGCCATCGGCGACAGGCAATCCACTGATGTGCTAGAGGACAAATGGGTGACCGAGTTTCCGCTCCGTCATATGCCGATGCCGGTTGAATCGGCGAGGTTGGCGGGATGCAGGGCATGTGACCTGTTTATTTCCGGAGAGGGCAACTGGAGTGAGGTGGCGGTCCGGGAGGCCTTTGGGTAGTTACTGGCTGATGGTGGTGCGACCGCCGATGGTGCTAGTAGTGGCATGGGCTTCATGATCCAGGACCAGAACTCCAGACTGGTTGCTGCTGGAGGACGGTGCATTGATCGCATGACTGCCATTGAGGTAGAGCTTCAGGCAGCTTGGGAGGGTATTACCTTCGTCAGGTATGTGCTCGATGCTAGTAGAGTGTGCCTGGAGGAGAACTTTGCCGCAATGATCGGTTGGATACGAGGAGAGGATCGACATGGGTGTGGGCAACCGTTGCTTTGTGACATTTGCGGACTGGCGAGTGATTTGGACTCCTTCCAGGCTGATCATGTGTTTCGGAAAGTGAACCGGATCACTGACTGGGTCAGCTCATTTGTTGCTCGACACTCCGGAGCGGTTCTATGGACGTGTCATGTAGTACCTCTTCTTGTTTatgccattttctttttttggactCGATTGGCCATACTCTAACGCGAGCTGTATGAACTGTTGTTgtaccaaaaataaataaattagtaACGTACTAAACAATTATTGTAAcaatgtaatatattaaattttgTTCTTTAATTTCACGACGTgcatatcagtaaatctagaatAAACAATAGAAGGGCTTCTTAATGTTTGGACAGCCATGCAACAATAAATACTGAGTACATAGCCCGCATGTCAAAATACAGAATAAATTTGTCGGACCTAATTGCAAGGAACTTGTTCCTAAGTCATGAAACCCAATTATAAGCTTGAGCTTTCTAAATAGATAGTAAAAGTACATGCATGTGTGTTTgtctacacacatacatacaggCTTGGACTGTTGCATATTTATCAGTTAAAATCAGTATTTATGTATATGCCctcattttattatatatttaacttATAATTTTACCCTTATAAGTTTGTCTACACACATACATGCAGGCTTGGATTGTTGACGTCTTTGTTTGAACTGAATCTAGCAAGGGGTTTGGAGAAAGACCAAGAATCTTCTGTGGTGCATGATTTGCACTATAGAGTGAGGCACAGCTGGATGGCCACCATGTCGTCCAATCATGAAAATGGAGAGCTGATAAATAGGGTGTGTATATGGCATGCGATATTCCATGTATGGCATGCAATGCCTGCCCTATTTGATAGCCATCCGTCTCTTTGATTAGATGATGTGATGGCCATCCATATTGTACTATATTCTGCGGTGCTAGTCGCACATTGCAGAGGATCCAAACTCtttttgaaaatcaaagaaaatggaACGATACACCTTTATTCCCATGTCCGTACTCTCATCCCTTTTCTCCTCGTATGCATTAAGGAGTTTCATTTGGAGTTTTCGTCCCAATAAATTTATACATTT containing:
- the LOC103713141 gene encoding mannose-specific lectin 1-like is translated as MAFPTSVPLLILLLTFGLLGRPGSATDFVIYSDPPTALLPGQMFHYDLTPQDIPYGRASLVMKPDCNLVLYFNGSKTWATNTTGLGDNCYLTIDSHGEAIVQRNIHYPVWRSNKTSVVGSYAFLLQWNGELGIYGPAIWSSSNEGELSDPKPSNITTDYVFYSYSVLPIGKILEYKNYRLVLRDDCNLVLLDTNTNTQDIKWQTNTYSPLHDCFITLDPNGELFVKHNRRDILWRSNETTNSNFSALVLRYDAKLVIYGPQLWTTKPLW